Below is a genomic region from Candidatus Margulisiibacteriota bacterium.
GATCTCCGACGTGAATGCTGAGGCTTGCGCGGAGACGGCCAAAGAATTTGGCGCGCAGGCTGTCGCTGTGCCGGCCAATGTCACCGTGAAAGCCGAAGTGGAAAATCTGGTCGAGCAGACCAAAGCAAAATTTGGCGCGCTGGATATTGTGGTGAATAATGCCGGCGTGACCCGCGACGGTTTGTTCGTGCGCATGAAAGAAGCAGACTGGGATCTGGTGCTGAATATCAATCTCAAAGGCGCTTTTTTGATGTCGCAGGCCGCCGCGCCGGTCTTGATGAAACAGCGTTCTGGCAAGATCGTTAATATCGCTTCGGTGTCCGGCTTATTCGGCAATTTCGGGCAGGCCAATTACGCTGCCTCCAAAGGCGGCATTGTGGCGCTGACCAAAGTAATGGCGCGCGAGCTGGCTCCGCGCAATGTCAATGTCAACGCCGTGGCGCCGGGTTTTATTGTGACCGCCATGACGGACAAATTGACCGATGACGTCAAGGAAAATATCAACAAGCAAATCCCTTTTGGCCGCATGGGGCAGGTCAAAGACATTGCCAATACAGTATTGTTTTTAGCTTCGGAAAAATCCGCTTATATCACCGGCCAGACTATCGCGGTATGCGGCGGTCTGACCATGCAGTCTTAAAAGCAGGCGTTGACATAATCAGACGACTGTTTTTAAATAGCCAATGGTGTGCAAAAATAAATTTTTTTAGAAGGAGGGGGTGAATTGTATGGCGACAGAGCAAGAAATATTTGAAAAAGTGCAAAAAGTAGTTGCCGACCAATTGGGCCGCAGCCCTAGCGAGGTGACGAAAGAAGCTTCTTTTATTGACGATCTGGGCGCGGATTCTCTGGATACGGTGGAGCTGGTCATGGCGCTGGAAGAAGAATTTGACACGGAAATTCCGGACGAGGATGCGGAAAAGCTAAAAACAGTGGGCAATGCCGTAGCTTACATTATGCAACATTCCGGCAAGTAGTTTCTCTGCGGCAATATAGCAAGGGGCGGTTTTTACTGCCCCTATTTTTTTAGGGATAAAATGAAATTAAAAGAACTTAAAATTGGAAAATTCAAAGCCAGAATTCCCATCGTGCAGGGCGGCATGTCCGTCAAGAATTCTCTGGCGCCTTTGGCGGCGGCGGTTTCTAATGCGGGCGGCATCGGCGTGATCGGCGCCTCGGCGATAGCGCGGGACGAGCTGATCCAGGAAGTGCGCGGCTGCCGCAAAATGACGGCCGGCATTGTGGCGGTCAACATCATGTACGCTATCCGCGAGTTCGCTGAAACGGTCAAGACCTGCATCGACGAAGGCGTGGATCTGATCTTTCAGGGCGCTGGCTTTTCCCGTGAGATTTACAAAATGGTTGAAAACACAAATACGGAAGTTGTTTCGATCGTTTCGTCGGTGAAAGCTGGCTTGCTGGCCGAACGGCTGGGCGCGGCGGCGGTGGTCGTCGAGGGCACGGAAGCCGGCGGACATCTGGGCACCGACCGCTCTATCGATGAGATTTTTCCCGAAGTGCGCGCGGCCGTGCAGTCTATACCGGTGTTGGCCGCCGGCGGCATTACCGATGGTTACGATGTTGCCAAATATCTCAAACTGGGCGCGGACGGCGTGCAGATCGCCAGCCGGTTCGTCTGCTCTGACGAGTGTTCCGCGCCGCTGGCGTATAAACAAATGTATTTGAACTGCCGCAAAGAAGATATTGTCACGATGTACAGTCCGGTCGGCTATCCGGGACGCGCGATACGCAACGCGCTGATCAATAAAATTGAGGACGGCACTGTGGAATTTGCGGGCTGTCAAAATCAGTGTTTGAAACATTGCTCTTACAAATACTGCATTTCCAACCGCTTGCTCCAAGCGATGGCTGGTGATGTGGAAGGCGGGCTGGTTTTCTCCGGCGCCAACGCCTGGAAAATCAAGGAAATTCTGCCGGCCGCTAAAATTATTGAAAATATGGTGCGTGAAGCGGAAAGTATTCCAGAATAGGAGCTAAAAAATGACTAAACGAGTGGTAATTACCGGCGTGGGGACTGTCAACGCTCTAGGGAATAGCGCGGCGGAATTTTGGCCGCGTCTGCTGGTCGGCGAAACCGGTATTGCCAAAATTACCTCTTTTGATGTGTCGGCTTTTAAAGCGCAGATCGCCGCCGTGGTCAATAATTTTAATATTGAAAACTGGGGCGTGGATAAAAAAGAAAGTAAACGCATGTCGCGTTTTATTCAGTTTGCGGTGGCCGCCGCGCTGGAAGCGGCGCGGGACAGCGGTTTTGACATCAAGAGCGATCCGGAAGAAGTCGGCGTAATTGTCGGCAGCGGCATCGGCGGCCTGGAAATCATCGAAGAAGCGCAAAGGACTCTCAGTGATAAAGGCCCCGCGAAAATTTCACCTTTTGTAGTGCCGATGATGATCGCGGATTCTGCTTCCGGAGCTGTATCGATCCAGACCGGCGCCAAAGGCGTGAATATTTCGGTGGTTACCGCCTGCGCCAGCGGCACGCACTCTGTCGGCGAGGCTTTCGAGTGGATCAAACGCGGGCAGGCCAGGGCGGTGCTGGCGGGAGGCACGGAAGCCTGCATTACGCCGGTGTGTCTGGGCGGTTTTTGCGCGGCGCGCGCGCTGTGTTTTGACTCCAATGACGCTCCGCAAAAAGCCAGCCGTCCTTTTGACGCCAGCCGCTCCGGTTTTGTCATGGGTGAGGGCGCGGGCGTTTTATTCCTCGAGGAAATGGAAAGCGCTTTGAGCCGCAAGGCCAAAATTTACGCCGAGATAGTCGGCTACGGCGCCACCGGAGACGCTTATCATATCACTTCCCCCGCGCCCGGCGGCGAGGGCGGCACGCGCGCGATCAGGATGGCGCTGCGGGAAGCCGGACTAAAACCGGAAGACATTGATTATATTAACGCGCACGGCACGTCGACTGAATTAAATGACAAATGTGAAACGCAGGCTATAGTCAGTGTTTTCGGCGCGGATACTAAAATAAATATTTCTTCGACCAAAGGCGCGCTGGGACATTGTTTGGGCGCGGCTGGTGGTTTGGAAGCCGTCATTCTGGCCAAAACCGTGGAGACCGGTCAAATACCGCCGACGCTGAATTATCAAACGCCGGATGCCAGTTTTCCGCGGCTTAATTTCACGCCGAATAGATCCGTGCAGCGCACGGTTCGCGCCGCCATGTCCAATTCTTTCGGCTTCGGCGGCCACAACGCGATAATTGTTTTTAAGAAGTTTCAAGAATAAACTGTGCATATTGTCCTCGTCGAGCCGGAAATCCCGCCCAATACCGGCAATATTTCCCGTCTCTGCGCCGGCGTGAACGCGACTCTGCATCTGGTCAAGCCGCTGGGTTTTGACATCTCTGACCGCGAAGTGCGCCGCGCCGGACTGGATTATTGGGACAAAGTAAAAATTGTTGTTTGGGACAATCTGGCAGATTTTTTAAAGCACAATAAAGACAAGCGGCTTTTCTTTTTCTCGACCAAAGCCAAACAGCTTTACACTGACCTGCGCTATCAGCCGGACAATTATCTGGTCTTTGGTAAAGAGACCAAAGGTCTGCCGGAAGATTTGCTCCGGCAAAATCCTGAGCGCGCCGCAACGATACCGATGGATCGGCAAAATATCCGTTCTATAAATTTATCCAACGCTGTGGCGATCGTGCTGTACGAAGCGCTACGGCAGCAAAATTTTCCAATTTGATTAACGGTGTTTATTTTTTTTAGCCCGGGCTTTGTTCCGGCGGCGGCTGTTTTTGGGCAAGACCGGCGTGTGGTTTTGCAGTATCTTTTGTAATTCTAAAGGCTTGCTGTTCTCGGCCGCGGATTGATTCTCCGGCGCTGCGGGCTGGTGAAAATATTTTTTGTGTTTGTTGTAATAATAAAACAGATAAAACAAGCAGCTGGCCTGGATCGCTAGCAGGCACAAAACTAATTTATTAAAAAGATACACGAAAGGCGGATAATTTAGCAAATAAGCCAGCTCAATGTTGTTGAGCTGAAAATACAAAAGGAACGGCAGCAGCAGTCCGCCGCCGATCAGACCGAATAGCTGCAAAGTGCGGAAAAAGAACAAACGAATATTCTCTATTATAGAAACGCGGTAAGACGTTTTGAGCAAAAAAACTACAGTAAACAAGCAGAGATAAAAACTCAGCATGAGCAAGAGCGCGGCGTCCAGATATTGGGGAAAGGCAAAAGTCAGGCCAGGGTCTTTTTGCGGAAAAATAAAGGGTGTCAAATGGTAGCGATGGATCAGCCAGGCGTAAAGTCCGCCGGCCGCGCTGGAGCCCAGCAGCGCGGAAACCAGAGCCGGCCATAATTTGCGCGAGGACAGCAGCCGCGCGGCAGGTAAAGCGCTGGCCAGACAAAAAAGCGCGGTAAACCCAAACAGTGGCCAGCGCTGAGCGAGCCAAAAAGGTAAAACCAGACAGAGTAGAAAAATATTGCCAATAATAAAAAGAGCCTGCGGCCAATTACGGCGGTTGACCAGAGTAAATCCGAGCAGCAGCAAAATCAGCAAGACAACCACGCTGCCGCCGCGCGCGAAATCGGCAAAGAGAAATTTTTCTTCAAAAGCGGTGTCGAGTCCGTAATTGTAATTGTCGGCGGCTTTTTGCAGCAGCACTTTGTCGCCGATTTTTAGTTTTTGTCCGGCCGGCATGTCGATCATGACAAAATCTTTTTTTTGATTGTGCAGACGGACTTTGACCAGCCGCTGCGGAGTTTCGGCGCCGGAATAATCTTCCAAAATATACGAGACAACGCCTGGCAGATAGGCATTGTCCGGCAAAGCGCTATCCGCCGCGGCGCTCAGTCCGCTCAAACAGACCGCTATACCCAAAAGGAAATATTTCATTATATACTCATTATAATGAAAAAAGTCTGGTTTTTCATTATTTTGCTGGCCTGGCTTGGCGCTGAGGGGCAGCTCAATGTTTTTGCCGGCGATAAAGACGCCGAGGTTTTTATTGATGGACAATTTATCGCTAAAGAGCAGGTTTTGCAACATTCCCTGCAGGCCGGCGCGCATTATTTGCAGGTCAAGAAAAACGGTCAGGTTCTCAAATCACGCGTGGTGGAAATTCAAGACAATAAACTGGAAACAGCGGTGCTGGAAGATTTTGTCGATTACAAAACCAGTGTGCCGTCGCGCGGCTCGCTCGATGTGGAGGCGATGCGGGTGCGCGAGACGCGCGGCAATGTGGCTTTCGGTTTATTTGGCGGTTCACCGGCTTCCGGCTTGAGCCTCAAATGGTGGCCGCTGGAGAGGGTCGGCCTGCAGGCGATCGGTTTTGCGAACAGCAATGCTGTCGTGCGCGACACGCGCGCCGGCGGCCGGCTGCTGTTGGCGCTCAACGAATCGGTTTATCAGAGCAGCACATTTACGATATATTTGGCCGCGGGCCTTGGCCGGTCGGCGTCGTTATTTGTAGACGATGCCGCTGGTGAAAGCGCTACCTATGATTTGCAGGAATTAACGTTGGGTTTGGAGTTTAGAGTGGCGGATTTTTTTCAGACGAGCAATAAAGGATATCAACATATTGTTATTAACAAAGATACTTCAGCGCTGGATATTCTGCTGATCGAGCTGCTGCTCGGAGTTGGCGAGTTTTTTCTGCGGACGGCGCATTGGGGCCTGGAGCTTGGCGCGGAAAGAACTTTTACCAGATATTTTACGGGGAACGAGGAGCCTTCCGCGGATCATTTTAATGTAAAACTCAGCGGAGGCTGTCACATTTATTTTTAAAGGAGGAGAAGTATGAAAAAGTTTTTGGTTTTTTTAATGCTGCTGGTGGCGGTGGGTTTGGCGGAGAAAGGGCGGATCAATGTCATTACCGATTTGCCGGGCGCGGAAGTGTATATCGACGGCGTGCGTGCCGGTGGGGAATCTGTACAGGATTACGAAGTTGACGCGGGCGAACATTATGTGGTGGTCAATTACCGCGGCAAGAAGATTTACGCCAGGATGCAGCG
It encodes:
- a CDS encoding nitronate monooxygenase — encoded protein: MKLKELKIGKFKARIPIVQGGMSVKNSLAPLAAAVSNAGGIGVIGASAIARDELIQEVRGCRKMTAGIVAVNIMYAIREFAETVKTCIDEGVDLIFQGAGFSREIYKMVENTNTEVVSIVSSVKAGLLAERLGAAAVVVEGTEAGGHLGTDRSIDEIFPEVRAAVQSIPVLAAGGITDGYDVAKYLKLGADGVQIASRFVCSDECSAPLAYKQMYLNCRKEDIVTMYSPVGYPGRAIRNALINKIEDGTVEFAGCQNQCLKHCSYKYCISNRLLQAMAGDVEGGLVFSGANAWKIKEILPAAKIIENMVREAESIPE
- the fabF gene encoding beta-ketoacyl-ACP synthase II produces the protein MTKRVVITGVGTVNALGNSAAEFWPRLLVGETGIAKITSFDVSAFKAQIAAVVNNFNIENWGVDKKESKRMSRFIQFAVAAALEAARDSGFDIKSDPEEVGVIVGSGIGGLEIIEEAQRTLSDKGPAKISPFVVPMMIADSASGAVSIQTGAKGVNISVVTACASGTHSVGEAFEWIKRGQARAVLAGGTEACITPVCLGGFCAARALCFDSNDAPQKASRPFDASRSGFVMGEGAGVLFLEEMESALSRKAKIYAEIVGYGATGDAYHITSPAPGGEGGTRAIRMALREAGLKPEDIDYINAHGTSTELNDKCETQAIVSVFGADTKINISSTKGALGHCLGAAGGLEAVILAKTVETGQIPPTLNYQTPDASFPRLNFTPNRSVQRTVRAAMSNSFGFGGHNAIIVFKKFQE
- a CDS encoding tRNA (cytidine(34)-2'-O)-methyltransferase; the encoded protein is MHIVLVEPEIPPNTGNISRLCAGVNATLHLVKPLGFDISDREVRRAGLDYWDKVKIVVWDNLADFLKHNKDKRLFFFSTKAKQLYTDLRYQPDNYLVFGKETKGLPEDLLRQNPERAATIPMDRQNIRSINLSNAVAIVLYEALRQQNFPI
- the acpP gene encoding acyl carrier protein, which gives rise to MATEQEIFEKVQKVVADQLGRSPSEVTKEASFIDDLGADSLDTVELVMALEEEFDTEIPDEDAEKLKTVGNAVAYIMQHSGK
- the fabG gene encoding 3-oxoacyl-[acyl-carrier-protein] reductase, with amino-acid sequence MGEFENKVVIVTGSARGIGKEIAAAFAAEGAKVVISDVNAEACAETAKEFGAQAVAVPANVTVKAEVENLVEQTKAKFGALDIVVNNAGVTRDGLFVRMKEADWDLVLNINLKGAFLMSQAAAPVLMKQRSGKIVNIASVSGLFGNFGQANYAASKGGIVALTKVMARELAPRNVNVNAVAPGFIVTAMTDKLTDDVKENINKQIPFGRMGQVKDIANTVLFLASEKSAYITGQTIAVCGGLTMQS